The Pyxicephalus adspersus unplaced genomic scaffold, UCB_Pads_2.0 Sca1344, whole genome shotgun sequence nucleotide sequence TATTACAGATCGATAAATAATCGCACAGCCGATGTGGGCTCAGTGCTCCTACCTTTGTCGCCCAGGATGCCATCGATGCTGTGTTTGGTCTTCTtctctccatcttcttctttcttgtcACAATCTTCATCGTCTTCCTTTTTCCCGAACTTTATTCTCAGCACCCGGCTAATCGAGCTCACTAAACCTCAGAAAGGAAAAGATACCAGAGGGAATATAAATAGGGGGCATGGGGACACCGATCCCTACACACACCGATCCCTACACCGACCGATCCCTATACACACCGATCCCTACACACACCGATCCCTACACACACCGATCCCTATACACACCGACCGATCCCCACACACACCGATCCCTACACACACCGACCGATCCCCACACACACCGATCCCTACACACACCGACCGATACCACTGACCGATCCCTACACACACTCACCGATCCCTACACACCGACCCCTATACACACTGACTGCTACCACCAATATCCCCGACTTTTACCACCGATTTTATCCTCAGACTTGGAGGTGTACGATTCATACAAAGAATTCCATTCATCCTGACTGGTTACTATTATTGGGACCCCTGAACGATGCAGATCGTTCTACTTTAATCTTTTTCCCACTATTCGTTCTCTGGGGATTGTGATCGCTCAGCGATCGATGGAATCCCCGATCCTCCAGGTGTATGGCCCTCCCCCATCGCCCGATCTTTGCTGTGTCCTGCGCTCACCTGAGGGCACCGAGCTGCGATCGCAGTGTCCGTCCTTCAACAGCCGATCTCGGATCTCCCAGCTGAACATCCCGGGGTTCTCTCTCTTGTACTCTTCGATCTTCTTCTCCACATCGGGAGTGGCGACCTGCTTTAATGTGAGAGACAGACATGTCAGCATGCATGAGGCCGGGATCGGTGTGTGTGTGTTGTCACATATCGGCCAATCTCATCTGTGTATGTTGTGTGCGATATATATCGGCTGCAGTGTCTGTAGATGGCATTGCCGCACTCACCCTGGGCTTGCTGCCCCCGATGGCCCCGGGTCGGATGGATCCGGTCTCCTGGTACCGGCAGAGGATTTTGGACACACAGCCATGGGAGACCCGGAGCTGCCGGGAGATGACGCACGGTCTGATGCCATGGTGGGCCATCTCTACGATCTTGTGTCGGATGTGATTGGGCAGAGGTCGGCCATTGATGAAGACTCCACCGAGCTGGTTCACCCGACCCTGACCCAGAGGAGTGGACACTGCGGGCACAGAGAAGGCATGTCAAATATTTATCGGCCACAAATCGTGTGTGCACACATACAATCCATCATCCACAAT carries:
- the LOC140321208 gene encoding paired box protein Pax-7-like, translated to MTTVTEHNHIPFSGSYSPADQIHWLCWVFGTDAFLSDAHIDGTQKREEKPAVDYLAKNVSLSTQRRMKLVSTPLGQGRVNQLGGVFINGRPLPNHIRHKIVEMAHHGIRPCVISRQLRVSHGCVSKILCRYQETGSIRPGAIGGSKPRQVATPDVEKKIEEYKRENPGMFSWEIRDRLLKDGHCDRSSVPSVSSISRVLRIKFGKKEDDEDCDKKEEDGEKKTKHSIDGILGDKGRSTEPTSAVRLFIDL